In Zingiber officinale cultivar Zhangliang chromosome 6A, Zo_v1.1, whole genome shotgun sequence, a single genomic region encodes these proteins:
- the LOC121994652 gene encoding mRNA-capping enzyme-like translates to MGCKSLFCPSTECPRLQTHVVRQEEKEGSKLPSNLEEVEDHENVDIKILTNDDVLGDAIPYDQQDAIRHLCYQFLDLMPPTGRTNPQFPGSHPVSLNRDNLQLLRQRYYYATWKADGTRYMMFINSTGCYLIDRNFCFRRVQMRFPLKNAAESFHNDTLIDGEMIIDQIPDVGQKRRYLAYDLVALNGFSVMKLPFSERWKLLEEEVIRPRNYERKQLESDSKGHPIYRYDMEPFSVCRCQDT, encoded by the exons ATGGGTTGTAAAAGCTTGTTTTGTCCATCAACAGAATGCCCAAGACTCCAGACACATGTTGTGAgacaagaggagaaggaaggtagCAAACTGCCTTCAAACCTTGAGGAAGTTGAGGATCAT gagaatgtggatattaaaattttaacaaatgatGATGTTCTAGGTGATGCAATACCTTATGATCAGCAAGATGCAATACGCCACCTCTGTTACCAATTCCTTGATTTAATGCCGCCTACG GGAAGAACAAACCCACAATTTCCTGGTTCACATCCAGTTTCTCTTAACAG AGATAATCTGCAACTACTAAGACAAAGATACTACTATGCTACATGGAAGGCTGATGGAACCCGCTACATGATGTTCATTAACAGTACGGGGTGCTACCTAATTGATCGAAACTTCTGTTTTCGTAGGGTTCAAATGCGGTTTCCCCTAAAGAATGCTGCTGAG AGTTTCCATAATGATACGCTGATTGATGGGGAAATGATTATCGATCAAATTCCAGATGTAGGACAGAAGAGAAGATATTTAGCATATGATTTGGTTGCATTAAACGGTTTCTCCGTTATGAAG TTGCCGTTTTCTGAAAGGTGGaaactacttgaagaagaagtaATTCGACCAAGGAATTATGAGAGAAAGCAATTAGAATCTGACAGCAAGGGACATCCCATTTATAGATATGATATGGAGCCATTTTCAGTTTGTAGATGTCAAGATACATGA